The DNA sequence TGGGGCAGGGCGCCGATGCCGAAGGTCGACGGGTCGGCCTTGTAGACGGTGAGGTACTGGTTGAACACCTCGGACCCGTTGATCATCATGCCGATCTTGCCGGCGGCGAAGTCGCGGGTGGCGTCCTCGCTGCTGAGCAGCGGCTTGTCCCCCATCGTCCGGTCCTGCCAGCGCATCGTCTTGAGCAGGTCGAGGGCGGCGGTGGCGGGTGCGGCGTTGAAGGCGGCGACCCACTTGCCGTCCTTCTCCTGCTGCATGGTCCCGCCCAGCGAGTAGGTCATCGCGGTGAGGTGCCAGCCGCCGCCGTTCTTGGTGGTCAGTTGCGCGTACGGCACGTCGACGTGGCCCTTGAGCCGTTGGGCGGTGGTGCGTACCTCGTCCCAGGTGGTCGGCGGCCGGTCCGGGTCGAGGCCGGCCTTGACGAACGCGTCCCGGTTGATGATCAACCCCAGCGTGTACGACTTGATCGGGATCCCGTACGTCTTCCCGTCGACCCGGACGAAGTCGAGGATCTTGGGGTTGATCTTCTGGACGACCGGCAGTTCGCCGACCTCGGCCGACAGGTCGGCCACCTGGCGGCGCTCGATCAGGCTGCCGGGTTCGGTGAACGGCACCAGGAAGACCGTCTCGGCGGTGCCACCGGCGAGCTTGGCCTGGAACGTCGTGGTCTCCCACTTGTATTCGACCGGTTCGACGTCGATGTCGGGGTTGGCCGCCTCGAACTCCCGTACCCGCTCCTCGAAGGCGGCGCGGTTGGCGGCCTGGGTGGTGGGCGGCAGCCCCATGACCGAGATCTTCGTCTTTCCGTCGGAACCGCCGTCGGCGTCGTCGCCGCCGCAGGCGGTCAGGCCGCCGGCGGCCAGTGCCGCCGCCAGGCCGAGCACGAGCCGGCGACGGTATCCGCTTTCCATGGTCACGTCAGCCTCCAGGATCAGGGATGTGCAGGAGGCTGTTTCTACCATGTTAATGCAGGTGCCTCAATGCTCGGTCTACGTCATATGTCCGCAATACGACCGTCTCGCACTTATATTAATGTGGTAATCTCTGATCATGAGCAGTGACGGCGACGGGCGGTCGCCCCTCTACCGGAAGGTCCAGCGCGACCTTCGCGCCACCCTGTTGCAGGGTGACTACGAACCGGGCGCGTTCTTCACCACCGAACGCGACGTCTGCGAGCGATTCGGCGTCAGCACCACGACCGCCGTACGGGCACTCAACGAACTCGTCGCCGAGGGACTCGTCGTCCGCCAGCCGGGTCGGGGCACCTTCGTCGCCGACCGGGCCGCGCCGCGGACCGCCGAGACACCCGCCGCACCCACCCCCGGCCCCGGCACGGTCTTCTGCGTCCTGCACGGCCTGCCCGGCCCGCACGTCGCCGACGTCCTGGCCGGCATCCAGACGGCCTGCGGCGAGATCGGCTACCGGCTGGTGCTCGCCGACTCCGGCGGCACCCCGGCGGGCGAGGCCGAGGCGCTGCGGCAGGCGGTCGCGGCAGGCGCCGACGGGGTGGTGCTCTACCCCTGCGACGGCCGGTCCGATCCCACCGCCCTCGACGAGGTGCACCGGCGCGGCGTGCCGATCGTGATGGTCGACCGCTACAGCGACGAACTGCCCACCGACGCGGTGTTCGCCGACAACTTCCTGGCCGGCCACGCCCTCACCACCGAACTGATCGCGCGCGGCCACGCCCGCATCGGGACACTGTGGAGCGAGACCGAGACCACCAGCGTGCGCGACCGGCTCAGCGGCCACAAGCACGCCCTGCGCGAGCACGGCCTGCCGGTGCTGCCCGCGCTGACCACCCTGCGGTCCTACCTCTACCTGCCCGAGACCCGCCGCCGGGCGGTGTTGACGTCCATGCTGGATGGGCCCGACCGGCCGACCGTGCTGTTGTGCGCCAACGGCTTCGCGCTCGCCACCGCCGTCACCGACCTGCTCGCCCTGGGTGTCGGGGTCCCCGACGAGGTCGACCTCGCCGGGATGGACACCGCCGGGCCGTTCGACCTGCTGCCGCTGACCGCCGTCGCCGCCGTCCTGCCGTCGCGGGAGATGGGCCGGCAGGCCGTCGGGCTGCTGCACAGCCGGCTCACCGGCACCGCCGAGCCGGCACCCCGGCACGTGACGC is a window from the Polymorphospora rubra genome containing:
- a CDS encoding extracellular solute-binding protein; this translates as MESGYRRRLVLGLAAALAAGGLTACGGDDADGGSDGKTKISVMGLPPTTQAANRAAFEERVREFEAANPDIDVEPVEYKWETTTFQAKLAGGTAETVFLVPFTEPGSLIERRQVADLSAEVGELPVVQKINPKILDFVRVDGKTYGIPIKSYTLGLIINRDAFVKAGLDPDRPPTTWDEVRTTAQRLKGHVDVPYAQLTTKNGGGWHLTAMTYSLGGTMQQEKDGKWVAAFNAAPATAALDLLKTMRWQDRTMGDKPLLSSEDATRDFAAGKIGMMINGSEVFNQYLTVYKADPSTFGIGALPQGGGNQTLMGGTVAMMNPKATAAQRRAGLKWIDFYYLRVLHDPAAAGTDAAGRKADNLPVGTPLVPMFDAATTAAVDAEVAKHANFPLAHAGPYIAGNGTLGFQVEPPVAAQEVYAALDPVVQAVLSRDDADIPDLLGKAEKTVAAALARAQ
- a CDS encoding LacI family DNA-binding transcriptional regulator, with translation MSSDGDGRSPLYRKVQRDLRATLLQGDYEPGAFFTTERDVCERFGVSTTTAVRALNELVAEGLVVRQPGRGTFVADRAAPRTAETPAAPTPGPGTVFCVLHGLPGPHVADVLAGIQTACGEIGYRLVLADSGGTPAGEAEALRQAVAAGADGVVLYPCDGRSDPTALDEVHRRGVPIVMVDRYSDELPTDAVFADNFLAGHALTTELIARGHARIGTLWSETETTSVRDRLSGHKHALREHGLPVLPALTTLRSYLYLPETRRRAVLTSMLDGPDRPTVLLCANGFALATAVTDLLALGVGVPDEVDLAGMDTAGPFDLLPLTAVAAVLPSREMGRQAVGLLHSRLTGTAEPAPRHVTLPVGIRVRESSTAHLRAVTTGPVPA